In Alkalihalobacterium alkalinitrilicum, a genomic segment contains:
- a CDS encoding AbrB/MazE/SpoVT family DNA-binding domain-containing protein — protein sequence MKALGIVRRIDELGRVTIPMEIRKENGWVSGTPMEMFATEEGFLVREYKIGNEQKELLKALNETMLYTQNDQVKELLSKTIKFITKG from the coding sequence GTGAAAGCTTTAGGAATTGTAAGACGTATTGATGAATTAGGTCGAGTGACAATCCCAATGGAAATCAGGAAAGAAAATGGTTGGGTGTCTGGTACTCCAATGGAGATGTTTGCAACAGAAGAAGGTTTTCTTGTTCGTGAATATAAGATTGGAAACGAGCAAAAGGAACTATTAAAAGCACTCAACGAAACCATGCTATATACACAGAATGACCAGGTGAAAGAACTTCTTTCAAAGACGATCAAGTTTATTACCAAGGGGTGA
- a CDS encoding Rha family transcriptional regulator, with protein MNIIKREGQLLVDSREVAEMIGKRHKDLLENIRGYINHLTSGKFRPSDFFLESTYEDAKGELRPCYLLTRKGCDMVANKMTGEKGVLFTAAYVTKFEEMEKQQPKVLSEREQLVASMKLTIETSEQVEQLTSKVEEIETKVNERITLDHGQQTALHHQIKVRVESIFSDYEEQYTKNKLYSQLHSHLRRAFQAPKYIFVKSKDFEDAMQWVKVWRPMI; from the coding sequence GTGAACATTATCAAAAGAGAAGGGCAATTATTAGTGGATAGTCGTGAAGTAGCTGAGATGATTGGGAAACGCCATAAAGATTTATTGGAAAACATTCGAGGTTATATTAACCATTTAACAAGCGGAAAATTCCGCCCGTCGGACTTCTTTTTAGAAAGTACTTATGAAGATGCAAAAGGGGAGTTAAGACCTTGTTACTTACTAACTCGAAAAGGTTGTGACATGGTAGCTAATAAAATGACTGGAGAAAAAGGAGTCCTTTTCACAGCTGCTTATGTAACGAAGTTTGAAGAAATGGAAAAGCAACAACCAAAAGTATTATCGGAACGCGAACAACTGGTAGCGTCAATGAAATTAACTATAGAAACATCTGAGCAAGTCGAGCAACTCACATCAAAAGTTGAGGAAATAGAAACAAAGGTAAATGAACGAATTACGTTAGATCATGGTCAACAAACCGCTTTACATCACCAAATTAAAGTTCGAGTCGAAAGTATTTTCTCAGATTACGAGGAGCAATATACAAAAAATAAACTATATTCACAGCTCCATAGCCATTTAAGAAGAGCATTCCAGGCTCCTAAGTACATCTTTGTGAAGAGTAAAGACTTTGAGGATGCTATGCAGTGGGTGAAAGTATGGAGACCAATGATATAA
- a CDS encoding phage replisome organizer N-terminal domain-containing protein — MSEVKWIKLSTQMFDDEKIRLIESMPEADAILVIWIKLLAQAGKTNASGYIYLNENIPYTDEMLSTIFNRPLNTVRLALSTFVQFGMIEINEDKFISITNWEKHQNIHGLEKIREQNRLRKQKERQRKSLSQSSHVTVTQGHATEEELEEDIELEEERDKEKDIPPVNEIVNYLNEITKKNYRATTPKTKTLINARWNEGFRLDDFKRVIDSKYSQWKNDKKMNNYLRPETLFGTKFESYLNEKDVNGRATHSTVDPKDYDLPF; from the coding sequence ATGTCGGAAGTCAAATGGATTAAACTATCTACCCAAATGTTTGATGACGAAAAAATACGTTTGATCGAATCGATGCCCGAAGCGGATGCAATTTTAGTTATATGGATCAAGCTGTTAGCTCAAGCAGGGAAAACAAATGCTAGTGGCTACATATACCTAAATGAAAATATCCCATATACAGATGAAATGTTATCAACAATTTTTAACAGACCATTAAATACAGTTAGATTAGCCCTCAGTACTTTTGTACAGTTTGGAATGATCGAAATAAACGAAGATAAATTTATCTCTATTACGAACTGGGAGAAGCATCAAAACATACACGGGTTAGAGAAAATTAGAGAGCAAAACCGATTAAGAAAACAAAAGGAACGGCAAAGGAAATCATTATCACAAAGTAGTCACGTGACAGTCACGCAAGGTCACGCAACAGAAGAAGAATTAGAAGAAGATATAGAACTAGAAGAAGAAAGAGATAAAGAAAAAGATATACCTCCAGTTAATGAAATCGTAAATTACTTAAATGAAATTACAAAGAAAAACTATAGAGCGACTACTCCAAAGACCAAAACTTTAATTAACGCTCGATGGAATGAAGGATTTAGGTTAGATGATTTCAAGAGAGTTATAGATAGTAAATACTCTCAATGGAAAAACGACAAGAAAATGAACAACTACCTCAGGCCAGAAACACTATTTGGTACAAAGTTTGAGTCATACCTCAATGAAAAGGACGTGAATGGTCGTGCAACACATTCAACAGTCGATCCAAAAGACTATGACTTACCATTCTGA
- a CDS encoding DUF6906 family protein yields the protein MKNGKAPTKKQKIAIKDVGLNPNNWLVSKNLQDELYIVHRETGRLKVIPV from the coding sequence TTGAAGAATGGAAAAGCGCCCACCAAGAAGCAAAAAATCGCAATAAAAGACGTCGGTCTAAATCCAAATAACTGGTTAGTCTCGAAGAACCTCCAAGATGAGTTGTATATTGTGCATCGTGAGACTGGTAGATTGAAGGTCATTCCAGTTTGA